The DNA window AATATATGAAGATAAAAGGAAAGCGTCCTCTAATGTAAGACAAGTCGTGATGAAGCTGTCTCAGTGCTGTGGTGGAGTGATGGAGTCATTAGGCGCTACAGCGGCAGTGCAGTAAACTGTCTCACAACAGCTGATTAGTCTGAGTGAAGCCCCGCTGAGCtatgaccacacacacacacacacacacacacacacacacacagttgtttTCTCTATCATAGTAACACGCCCAGCCTTCGACTCATAGTAAAAAGCCGCCTGAATGTTTGTTGGCTAAACAACTGACAGAAACCAATGTACAAGCTTTCAAAACAAACAACTTTCGCTGTCATATTAGTAGTTCCGTCAAACTTTTTTTCTAGCAAACAAGCGAAAGGCAATTTGTAGAAGCTACTTCAACTGAAAAAGGTTCAAAATGAAGCGTAATTTCAAAAGTTTTCCTAAATGAGAGTAGTGAGGTAAGTTTTACCGTCAGCGCAGGCGAGTCAGTGATCGCGCGGATGACTCCGGCTCTCCAGCTCCAGCGCGAGACACTCGCGAGCTCCAACGGCTCTCCGCCGCTCACGCACAGGCAGCGCTTCCCCACCAGCTCCACCGCCATAGTCTCGCAAAAAGTGCGAGAAATGTCCGCGGACAACAAACAAACTTCCTCCTACTGTGTGCTACGGTGTTGACACATTATTAAATTATGGTGATTAAAAGAATATTCTTGTGTGTTTGAGTACAGGGGGGTTAAATTCCCTGCGTACGTTCTCTAGCGAACGCTGATGTCTCTCTGCGCCGAGAAACTGATTTACACTGGGAGTAGTAACAGTCATTATGGCTCCCTCTCactaactctctctctctctctctctctctctcactcactcacacgtGGTATTCATCCGCCCCTGTTAAAAGCACACAGGACTATCAAACCGCAGAGAGCAGATTTGTCCGTCCGCCAGACTTGAGTTCGCTCCTCTTTTGAAGGTACTGCCACAGACTACAGAAAAGTAGTCCCTCCTCATCTGCGTTTATATCCTGCACTTGAACTTcttaatcatattttaaaattacagCTGGCTTTGATTATTTGGCTTTATCAGAAACTGCAGCTTTATAACAAAAATTACTATCTTTTTTATTAGCTACAGACAGTTTACCAAACTGTTTTGCTCGGAGAATGCAAATATTCACCAATACACCTGTATTATTTTTATCACCTGAATATTTTAATAACCTTATAGATAAGCGCTAAAATGTCACACACCATAAAAGGAGGTTATGCACTTCTGTATTCTGTAAAATACGTTGCATCGCTTCCCATTCAGGTATTTTGTATGTGCTTCAATAAAGGtgtaatgtgtaaaatttgggaggatctattgacagatatgcaatataatatacataactatgttttgagtggtgtataaagaccatacataatgaactgttatgtttttattaccttagaatgagccatttataTCTATATACACCACGAGTCCCCCCTCCATGTCAAGTAGTCATTTTGcgccggcatgtttctacagcagccctaaacggacaaacagAGTGCGTTTCATcactttgttgttgttcttctaaaTCGTTCGTGTTTTTAGAGGAAGTTTGCATCATCACTATGTTTAATATGCACaaagaagtagtagtagtagtcgtctggtttattagaagcagagaacGTTCTTTGatagaagtaagaagaaacctcattgcttgactggctaacGTACTCTCTGCTCGACAACGACGGGCTGACGACATATATGACTTGTGTCGGCCagacggccaccgtagcttcgaAAGGGAGGAGTGAGCTGCTGTTGGTTGAAGTTTGCAACCTCACTGCTGGATGccactaaaatttacacactgcacctttaaatacggAGCCGTTTTACTCAAGATCAGATTTGGGCTACTTTTAACAACATTGCAGAGGGCCGTTTTTCATGTCCgtgggttgaagcgaccccacataacatgatatttagcctcTGGAATGTGAATTTTACTAGGGGAACACAGCCAAAAACGTGGATATTTCCTCCCGaaatttgttgtgaaaacctggcaaccctgctcaagatagatatttaaaatgttaaaaaatgtttacatttttaaatttacaattttttcttcttctcactTACATTCTACAACAAAACTCCATATATTGCTGTCAGTTCGTGTTGctgttaaaactttttttgacAAGCGGATGTGATAAGATCGACATGTTTTCCTATTTGTTCATGTGACGTTTATgtgaggttttcacaacaaaacccgcccagTTGCTTCTCAAAGCTTgcccaaaactagcccaatcgcattTCAGGGGGTTCCCGTggtaaaaaaatgtgttctggggGGTAAAATCTGCGTTTTTGGCCggctcccctggtaaaattcaccTTTCAGGTGTTAAATATCAAGGTTTTTGAAAAACAATccgcggcaacagtgtaaaagttgCCCGATTCCGTGGGAAAaccacagacttggcaacactgttcAACATAAAGCCTATAAGCctatggcctggtttcacagaccgggcttagactaagccaggactaggccttagttaaattaggacataagtagcttttataaatgtaccctagaaaaaaCATCACtagtgtgcatcttgagaccaAAGAATGGCACatatttgaataaatgtcaattcAAGTTGCCATCAGTTAAGACAGCTCAGCATTTTAGTCTAcgtttaagccttgtctgtgaatccgggcatatatgtacatatatttttaggtAGTTTAtcgaaaaataaataaataaaaataaaaaattccctTGAGAATGCCAAATTTAAAATCTGGTAAACTGCAATCTAATTTCATTCACCTTACAGATGTGTTTTATTCTAAAGCAGTCTAATATTTTGTTCTGTAATTTGATCTGCCATCTGTTGGGTATATTCCTCTGTACAATGTTGCTGAAAGCTGGTGTTAGTGGTTAATTCTGTATCAGATGATTGTAGTGTATACTCAGACTGGTTGATGTCATTGGGCATGACTGGTGTGGTCATGTGAATGGTAAAAATAAACTGACTTACGCAAGTATTTGTGTGTTAACAATGAGGAAACTATTTTTCTTAATGTCAATACACTCTGGAAACAGCTTAAATCGTATGACATGTAACCTTCTAAGTTTTTGAATGTTTAGGAAATTAAACTGTCCCTTGACAGAGAGGAAATCCCATCAAGAAATTATAATTTGTCTGTCCTGCATGTGCATAGAGGAGACCACATGGAATTTGGAAGTAGGCCTGCCTACAAAAAGTGTACCAGACAAAACACCATTTTAAACAGCTGTGGTTAttctgccacctgctggttataAGTTGCGCTGCATGACTTGACTTGTTCAAATGGCGTGACGGAGTAGTTTTTCAGTGGGtccaaaactattttaaaatgacattgcattagataacaaaatattaaaccaaCTGGGATCTGGCATCTGCCCTTTTTGTAGTTACTTAACCAACAGGTCTCAAAGTGACCTTTAGTGGATGAATGACATTCCCATCAAGTTCACACGACATGATACTTTTTTGGACCACTCTTTGATGTCTTGAACCTTCagagagaacattcagaaataactttttcataacttaatgggaacgaAAGCAAAACGTTCCGAATATTTTTGCTAGATGGTTAGCAGGTTCGTCAATAATAAGTCACCAATTGATTGATCAAACGTATCTCAGGGCAGAATAACGCAAATACTAATCAATAAAAGTGCAAAAACGAACAAAACATAACCAACAGGGGTCCATTTTGTGCacatgtcactttttttttcacttgtttgAATCTGTTTAATCGCCCACAAAAATACGAGTCACCTTCACTGGCaagtaaaaaagtattttcaagAACTTTACATTATACATCATCAAATGTTTtagagaaaataacaaaaaactgtGTGTCGCCTCAAGGCAACATTGTACTATAATGGAATTGCAAAAGGTCATGCAGGCATAATAGGTTTGAatacaaatgtattatatttgtgAGGAAAAGAGTTAGAATTATCtaaatatttttgcattttcacaTGATTTTGTAATGCACTTATAAAAATAGTAATTCACATACTATATCTGAATATATTATGGTCTGCACATTTTCTATAGCACTTAAAAAAGGTATAAAACACAGGTAGCAGTGCCAGTTGATGAGGATGAGGGGTCATACTGTGATGAGGAAGATGAGGTCATAGTGAAAATCTGTCAGGGAGACAGTGAGGGTGAGAGCAAAGATGGAGATGAGGATAAAGATGGATATTATAACTTGATATAATAACATACAAATATGATGGTTTGGCAATACTTGTTTTCCACtatggtacaatgttgcctgagggcaacagctggatataaaatgttactttttattaaatatgaaacttttaatacattaaaaactggataaaTTTGTTTGTTCAAATGTTTAGTTAAAGAAATTGATGTTTTCAAtacatatatttcttttttgtacatgaaaatgccaaatgtttacatttttccattgtggtacaatgttgcctcgaggcaacatacttataaaaaaataaattaaaaaattatgaaaatgtttattgattTTGTTAAAGTGTCCAATAATTTTAAGCAGGAAAAACaacacaatgtttttttttcatcattaatATTGCGTACTATAGAGGGTTCATCATCATCGTAAATCTTGCAAAGTTttgcaatataaatatatatatatatatatatatatatatatatatatatatatatatatatatatatatatatatatatatgtatgtatttataacaCTATAATTAGTATTACCTTTTCatcacattacaaaaaaatagttaacgctgagggtgtttctaatacagcgGCTATGGGAGTGACGATAAAgttgacatctttctctcttctgactgccgttatcaatctctctctattttttttctctttttgaaAGTTATGAAAACACTGTTgttgagtttttcttttgctatttgagaACATGTgaacacaaacaaatatatttaatgtattctctcattcacTGCCATAGTATTTTACCCAGCTATCACGACTtccgcttctgagaaacccggaaatgtgaaaaggctTTATcaagaataataaaataaacacgtggatggaaaaaaaaaatggtttgagGATTGTTTACAAATCTCATGCCGCACGTGACAGGGGCGTTTCCTTTGTGGAGCTCGACCCCCTTGTTTTTCCCCCCATTCATTTCTCATTCAGTACTTCCTGTGAAAGGTAAACAAATGGCGCTCCGCACTTTAAACcgtaaaatgtataaaaatgtaagCCGAATACAGATATTTAAGAGTTTAAAATGCCCGGACAGAAGAGAAAATATAATGTTCGCTTTCCACCCGTGAGTATTTCTGTATTTCGAAGTTTCTATGCTTTGTGAAGCCATCAACTCTGCTGCTTAGATGAGCGACACTGAACATCTCAActcatcctcctgttctccgcTTGGCCAGGGACGCATCAAGAAAATAATGCAAAAGGACACAGAGGTCGGGCGAATCGCTACAGCTGTACCAGTCCTCATATGTATCCTTTAAACGCTGAATGTTGACTATAAAATCATTTATAGTCAGGAGTCATTTGCCAGTTGAATCTTTTGAAACATGTAAACAACTCtctattgttttcttttgttgttgttttttttcttaacgAAGGACCATTAAGAAATATCATATTTACGATAGTTAAAATTTAGTTTTgcattataacattattttaattacatgtaAATAGAGGTGTGAAGCTGACTCCAAAAGAGTCGATTACTCAACTCCGACTATTCGGTTCTTTTGTTCTAACGACTCCTtagtatctatctatgtatctatgtatctatctatctatctatctatctatctatctatctatctatctatctatctatctatctatctatctatctatctatctatctatttgtctatctatctatctatttgtctatctatctatctatctatttgtctatctgtctatctatctgtctatctatctgtctgtctatctatctatctatctatctatctatctatctatctatgtgtctatgtatctatgtatgtatgtatgtatctatctatttatctatctatgtatgtatctatctatctatctatttatctgtctatctatctatgtatgtatgtatctatctaagtatctatctatctacgtatctatgtctatctatctatgtatctatgtctatctatctatgtatctatgtctatctatctatgtatctatctatctatgtatctatctatgtatgtatctatctatctatctatttatctgtctatctatctatgtatgtatgtatctaagtatctatctatgtatctatgtctatctatctatgtatctatgtctatctatgtatctatctatgtatctatctatgtatctatctatctatctatctatctatctatctatctatctatctatctatctatctatctatctatctatctatctatgtatctatgtctatctatctatctatgtatctatgtatctatgtctATCTATGTCTATCTATGTCTATCTATGTCTATCTACGTATATGTATCTAtgtatatctatctatgtatctatctatgtatctatctatctatctatctatctatgtatctatgtctATCtatgtatatctatctatctatctatctatctatctatctatctatctatctatctatgtctgtctatctatgtatctatgtctatctatgtctatctatgtatatctatctatctatgtatctatctatgtatctctctatctatgtatctatctatgtatctatctatctatctatgtatctatctatctatctatctatctatctatctatgtatctatgtctATCtatgtatatctatctatctatctatctatctatgtatctatctatgtatctatctatctatctatctatgtatctatctatctatctatctatctatctatctaattatctatgtctatctatgtatctatgtctatctatctatctatctatctatctatctatctatctatctatctatctacataTTTTAGACTACATTATCACAATTCCTTCATATTACTGTTAAGTTCCATAACTGCACATTTAGCTAAAGCTTTAGAAATGTTCCTCAGGTCTCTTCTCAGCATGACCTGTAAAATAACCCAATCCAGAAACAGCAGAGTGATGTCCATCAATCACATGTGAGGTTCAAAATAGCCTCCTGTCTTAAATAACCATTCTCATGTATTGTACACTATTATACGAGTCCATCTCTTGTATAATCTTTGCAGGAAACAGTGCATTCATTCAGAGAGGTTGTTTGACTTCCTGAAGGATTTGGCAGATCAGGCCTCCACTGCGTCAACATCAGAGTGCAAAAATAAGGGCAAATGGCAGTCACTCGGGTACagtacaattaaataaaatgtccaGGTGCCCAGCAAATAAATAATagtccaggggtgtccaatcctgtcCTTGGAGATCTACCTCCTTCAACCCTGATCACAAAATTAAGATccttgataattacagacagtgTGTTGGATCAGGGTTAGATCTGAACTCTACAGGAACAGCATTGGGCATCCCTCCATAGTCCATACAAGCAATCGATGACTGCGTCCAAAATCACATACACTCTTGaataggtacttattttgaactAGTTACTTCGCGGCCGCTAAAAAGGTacattctatatagtatgagtgTGTAGTATGGATGTAATCCAGATGTACTACATTCACCATGCtttcattatcatgtgacctaccagtgtCAGTTACTTCatgtcactgccattcacaactcctctcccatggcctcatgggatagtaaagtgccCATTGTATGCACACTTAAGAATCTCTGGAagaagtaggtcatccgggtactttttgcTTTTATGAGTGCTGTGAATTCGGACAAACTTCTTTTGTGATAttcacctact is part of the Chanodichthys erythropterus isolate Z2021 chromosome 18, ASM2448905v1, whole genome shotgun sequence genome and encodes:
- the LOC137006861 gene encoding dr1-associated corepressor isoform X2, with amino-acid sequence MPGQKRKYNVRFPPGRIKKIMQKDTEVGRIATAVPVLISKALEMFLRSLLSMTCKITQSRNSRVMSINHMKQCIHSERLFDFLKDLADQASTASTSECKNKGKWQSLGKRWKSVSIKARSPEREEPPQKETNDVVINSDSSSESELFICLETHSP
- the LOC137006861 gene encoding uncharacterized protein isoform X1, whose amino-acid sequence is MSDTEHLNSSSCSPLGQGRIKKIMQKDTEVGRIATAVPVLISKALEMFLRSLLSMTCKITQSRNSRVMSINHMKQCIHSERLFDFLKDLADQASTASTSECKNKGKWQSLGKRWKSVSIKARSPEREEPPQKETNDVVINSDSSSESELFICLETHSP